A segment of the Chitinophagaceae bacterium genome:
AATGCTGCAAGATGCAGCGAAACACTCACACTCGCGAGACGCGAGCGAGGGCGGGTAAAGCTGCCCGAGGTGGTTGGTAGCCATAGGGTTGGCAGGCCCGTTTTCGGTATCGTCACCGTAAATGAGTTTTTCACGCAAAGTAAAACCGGCTGAAGCATTGTCTTTTGCCCACAGCTTTATTAACCTGCTTAATTGATCATAGGCATTCAATACTTTTGCTCCTCTTTCATCCTGCATTTCAATGGGTTTAAACGCCGCATCAAAGATAGCTGTTTTCTCCCCGCTGTCAATATGTTTTGTCCACAAGACATTGGCTCCCTGTTCTTCCTCACCTTCACCGGTTACGGGCTTGAGGTCATATTTGTGGTGGAAAGCTACTCTTCCAAGTGCATCGGTTACTTTCAGAAGATTTCCGCGTATATCATACTCGTACTTCATCACCACATCTTCCTTTTCTTCATTTGGCTTTATATGTGCCTGATGTTCTGTGGTTTTGATGGTTCTGCCCAAGGCATCCATTACGACAGATGATGGGGTGTAGTGGTGATCATCCGGTACATTGTGGTTTTCTCCGTGGGTTTCTTTTGCTAAATCATTGGCATCGTAGGTGTAGCTTTCCCAGGGCGTAGGGGTTATTTTGTTTTGTAAGAGGTAAGTGGTTGTTGGCAACTTTGTCAAATCATCCGGGATACCAAAAATTACTCTTTGCTCACTGCCGTCAGGGTTTTTGGTGCGTACTACCTGCCCCCGTGGGTCGTAGTACATCCTAAGCTTGCGGAACTTATGCTCATTTTTGGCAGCTTCAAAGGTAAAGCCCTTGTCAAAATAGGGTTCGTATTGTTTAATGACCTGTCCTTTATTGTCGTACACCTGCCAGCCACTGACGACTACGTTCATTTTATCTGAAGGGCCTCTTTCCACGCCAATGGCATCCTCGTTAGGGTCTTCCTGCTTTTGGGGCAGGTTGCTGTTGCCAAATTGCCTGTCTGTTTTTGTTTTTCCGAAAATCACGTCTTCTGCCTGTATTCTTGTCTGTAACAAACGTCCGAATCCGTCGGTATATTCTACTTTGATAATCTCCGGTGAGTTGGTTTCATCTGTGTAGTGTTGTTCTCTCTGTATGGTCTTTACCCAGACAGGCTGTCCGTGGTTTTTAAATGCCATAAAGTCGTATTCCATTTCTACCGAGGGCTTCCATTGCTGGCTTTGCTCGTCTATGATATCGCCTTCTACGGCACCTTCTTTGCCTATCACCCCGCTCTTTGTCATCAATCCCAAAGGTGAAAAAGCAAAGACACTTCTGTTGCCGTTGGGGTCGGTAATCATCTTGGCTTGTAAAATACGGTAGTCATATTCGGCAATCGTCTCTAAATATACATCTTCATCTTCTACTTCAACTGCTTCAAAAATCCATTGTCGAGCTTTCACCGGCAACAAATCATATTCATCGTATTCTATGGTGCTGCGATTGTCAAAGGTGTCTTTGGTTTCCAGTACCAAGCCCTTAGCTGTATCCGGGTTTTTATGAAAATCGTATTTGGTTTTACTGCCGGGTACATACCAGCCTTCGGGATGATTGCCGTCATCTTTAAATTGATAACCGAGGCGTTCATCTTGGTTTTGGAGGGTGTCTGTGAAGGCTGGGGGGTAGGAAGCCGTTATATTTCTAAAAAGACATTTTTGCATGACGAATTAAAAATAAGCATTTTTTCAAAGAACGGTTTTGTTTGAGCTACTTTTTTTATATTCTACTGGCTTCGGTACATCGAAGGCTTTTGTGCAGAATCGTTGTGGAAGTAGCAGGGCTAATCTTTACATACTTTTCCACTAATAGCACTTTCGGGAATAAAACCTATAAATCTTGAGTCCACTGAGTTATGACGGTTATCACCTAAAACAAAATAAACTTTTTCTTCTAATATTTTTGTATTCAATTTTCCGCACTTAAATAAGCTATATAATGAAAAATCAAACCTGCCCAATAAACTGTATAAACCGCTAATCGTATCACCTATTTCAGGAATATAAATTGGGCCATAATCTTGTATTGTCCAAGTAGAATCACCCGGTAATATTCTCTCATGCTTATAACTTACCCTTTCAATTTGCTCAAGTGTATTAATTTTTTTCACTTCTTTTAATTGACTTTCTGTTAAATAAAGAAAGTACATATTAGCAAGCCTTGAATAAGTATGTTCTAAAGTATCCAAACCAGGCGGTGGTTTATGTGAACTGAAAGTTGCATAATATTTAAATTTTAAATTTGAGATTTCAACAGGATTATCATTTACAAAAACTTTATCATCTTGAATAAGTAGCCTGTCACCAGACTCTGCAATTATTCGATAAATCCAATTAGCCCCCTCACAATAATTATTGAAAATTATTATATCACCTTTTTTAAGATTGTTTGGACGGCAAATTTCTACTACATCACCATACATTATATTACCTTCCATAACAGTACTTGGCATTTTAGCAGTATCCTTGCAACTACTAATAAAAAGACTTAAAATTAAAAATGCTATAAAATTGTTTTTCATTATCTAAATTTAAATGTTGTTTGTCTTGGGACAAATATATTAATTGAATTACGAGTATTATCTACTTCAGATTCTTTCAACCTTGGAAACATAATACTTTCTTTAATTTCATCATCATTAACTGCTTCATTTAAAAAGTATTTGAATAAAGCTTTTTGAATAATTTTTTCTCGAAAAGTATTATAATCACTTTTACCCAATTGTGTTGGTTGCAAAACATAACTAAGAACATTTACATATCTCATAAGAGAAGCTGAATCGATTATTTTTTCTATAATATGTGACTTTATCTGATCAACAGTAAAATTTATAAGCAATTCCTCAAAAGTTGTTTCAACATTATTATCTGTTAAATCTGAAATATCAGTAATAGAAAATACTATTCGATAAGTTGCTAAAAAATCTTCCTGACTATAATCATAAATACTTCCTGGGTAAGTAGTGAAAGTATCTGGTAAATCTAATTCACTAATAATTTGAAGAGTAAGTTCATGGCGGAGATTATAAATTTCTCTTGATTCAGTTATGGCATCATTTAAAATTTCGGTATTAAATGGAGGGTTATTTCCTGTTACATTTTTACTTTCTATAATTTCAACTGTATCAAAAGATAACTCATGCATATTTCCATCTTCCCCCAATATGGTATCTCCAGCTTTTAAGTTATCTCCTCCATTTTCCCCTTCATCCTGCATCCCATCCGGATCAATTCTATTTATTGGGTTATTACTCGTGTAATGATAGGGTGTCATTCCCGGTTGTTCGAAAGCCAATGGATCTACACTCACAAACCTACACATCCACGCACTATAATACCTCGCTCCATAATAATACAGCCCGCTATGTTCATCTTTTTCTTTGCCACAGAAGCGGTAACGTTTCTTAGAAAAACTATGCAGGCTGCTTTCTCCGAATGGATAATATTCTTCTTTGTCTATTTTGCTTCCGTTTGTGTCATTTAACCGCATAACAGAAGAACCGAGATGATCTTCAAGATTATAAACCAATTCTGGTGTTGTATCTCCACTAAACGGATTCCCTACCCGTAATGTTGCTATTCGTGCCGTGTCGTCAAGGATATGCAACTCATTGTTTTCTGCTGTAACGTTATCGTTGCTGTCTTTTTTATACCGGTGTTCAAAAATTTCATCTATATAGACTGTAACTTCTACCTCTCCCTGCTGATTTCGCGTATATTTTTTAATTCTCTGTCCACCTGCATCATAAAGATAATGTTCTGCAATGCTTACTGTACTGCCATCATCTATCTTGAAAAACTTCAACTGGTCTGCATAATCCCACTCAAAAAAGCGTGAAGCGTTTTCCTGTATTTGATTTCCGCTATCATCAAAATCAAAAGTGTAGGTATTAGAACCGATCTCTACGTTATCCAACATGTTTTTTCCGGTAGCATAGTTAAATGTCCGGGTAAAACTGCCTCCATTAGCTACATGCTGCAATTCAAGGATATTACCCATTTTGTCATACATATAATTTTGTGTATAACCTCTGCGATTGTTGGAGTCAGTACATTTGGGCTTATCATCCCAAGGTGGTACAACTACATCATTACATTCCCTGCCTGTAGCCGTATTTAAGCGGTACAATGCATCGTAGGTAAAATCCCTTTCCAGCTTATCCGGTGTACCGCCATAACCGCTGTCATTTTCTTTGTGTATGATAGAAACTATGTTACCAACAAGATCATAATCATAAGCATGGTTTTGTAATATGTTCCCATCCGTTTCGTAAAGATGCTCGTTAGCCTGCTGACTGAATTGGTATCTTTCAGTCTGCTGTCTTTTCAAGCGGAAGGTATATGGATTGTATGTATATCTTGTCATCATTTTATTGCCGTAAGCTATTAACAATCGCTGCCCTTTAGCATTGTAAGCAATGTGTTTTACAAATTCGGTAATGTTCGATGATGCTATATCGTCTTTTAACTTTACAGATTGCAATGCACCGGCACGGTTGTAAGCCGGTGTTAATTCTTTACGTTTGTCATCATCATCTTCAGGGTAAAGATACGTTTTAATCCTGTTTAATGCATCATAACGGATAGAAGAAAGATACACTTTTGCATCCAATTGATTCCCGCTTCCTTCCCAGTTTACCTTAAACGATTCGTTTTGAGTCAATTCACTATCTGCTATGACCTGTCGATTTCTCTCCAGCACATTCCCTTTGAAATCATAGGCATCAAAAACAATCAATCCTGCATCTTCAAACTGTTGGTATAATTGCCCGATATGATTGGTGTTTTCCGGGTTTGAAAGATTACTATTACTTGCATCTCCATATATAAACTTTTGTCTGAGTGTTACAGACTCATTATTATTGTCTCTCGCCCAGAACTTAATCAAACGATTGAGTTCATCATACTCATTTAGTGTCAAAGCTTGTTTTTGATCTCTGCTTTCAACCGGGCGGAACATTGCGTCAACTATTATAGTTTTTTCCCCACTATCAATATGTTCTGTCCACAAGACATTTGCTCCCTGTTCTTCTTCACCTTCCCCGGTTACGGGTTTGAGGTCGTACTTGTGTTCAAAAGAAACTCTACCCAAGGCATCAATGACATTTAACGAATTAAAAATAAGCATTTTTTCAAAGAACGGTTTTAATTTGAGCTACTTTTTGTTTTCTACTGGTTTCTTTATCTGCCTTAGGCAGAGAGCTACCGAAGAGTCTTGTGTAGAATTGTTGTGAAAGTAGCACTGGAAGTTGCCTCCATCATATCCGTGTAGATAAATACAAAACTGAAAGACATAGAATAATAAATATAATTATTAAAATTCCAGAACTAAATGCCCCTAATTTATACTTATTATCAAAATAGCTTTCAATACTGATGTATGTTTTTCTTTTAATAAAAATTAAATAATTTATAAAAACTGTAAATAGAACTTGGAAAACAGGTAATAAAAATACAAAAATGTTATTAGCCTCACTTCCAATCAATGGAATCAAAAAATTTGATTTATATATGAATAATATATTGATTGGCATCCATATTAAGATGAGCAAGAAAAGTGAATATGCAGTAGATGCTCCAGTTGCAATATCATGTTTTTCTAATTTATTCCAATAACTGTCTGACTGAAATCTTTTGAAAATAATGTAGTATAAAAAATAGTATATATTGTACTTAATGTTCATAAAATTTATATGATTCCCAAAGCTCTTTCGGATTTGTAACCCCACTGTTCGTAGCATCCTTGCTAACAAGACAAAGCCGGTTATATTTCTAAAAAGACCTTTTTGCATGACAAATTAAAAATAAGCATTTTCTCAAAGAACGGTTTTATTTGAGCTACTTTTTGTTTTCTGCTGAATTCTTTATCTTCCTTAGGCAGCGATGTATCGAAGGGTTTTGTGTAGAATTGTTGTGGAAGTAGCACCCCGGCTATTAATGCGGCTAAAGTCGAGTTTCTCTTAATACTGCCCCGCCGGCTAAAACCAACGGCAATAGATGGACAAAACTTAGTTTTATTTTTAGCAAACTGGAGTCACTACGCAGAGTAATAGCACCATTAATCTACCTTTCTCCAAATAAAAAAAGGCTGATACTTTATTCGTATCAGCCCTCTCAAAGATCTTAAAAAAATAGTTTATCTATTCTTCATCTTTTTTAACGTCAGCAGCTGCTACTTCTGTTCCAGTTGATGCTTCTGCTTCATTAGCCGCTCTTTTGCTGGCACAACAAGCTTTTGCTTCAGCTTTGTCTTTTCCGGAACAAGCTTTTGCAACTTCCGTTTTTTCAGTTTCTGCAACAGCTTTTGAACCGCCGCCACAAGCAATTGCCGCATTAAATGAGAACATAGACGCTATAGCGAATGTAAATAAGAATTTTTTCATGGTTATTTATTTTATGTAAATATAGCATATCTACGCTAATTTAACAAAAAAGTTTTGATATTTTTTTTAGTAAGCCGTATGATTTATCTTTGTGTAAAATTTTATCTATGCAAGTTTTGAATTTTATCGTGACTCTTTTATTAGCAGCTATAGCTATTATAATCACATCCTATATATTGCCGGGTGTACATGTAAACTCCTTTTTAGATGCCATTATAGTCGCTGCTGTATTGAGTATCTTAAATGCTGTGGTCAAACCTATTTTAATTATTTTAACTATTCCCATTACGATTTTTACACTGGGTCTGTTTCTATTAGTGATAAATGCCCTCGTAATAATGCTGGCAGCCTGGATTGTTCCCGACTTCAATGTTGTTAATTTTTGGTGGGCTCTTTTATTTAGCTTAATTTTATCTCTGATAGTTTCTGTTTTTAATAATCTGACAGGAAAAGGCAGTAACAGAGGAGAACGTATGCAAGAATTCTGATTACCGGCATCCGTTTTTAAACCTTTTTTCGTATAAATATAAATTCTCATCATGAAACATATTTGTCTGATTTTAATTTTACTTTTTTCTATAATTTACATTACAGCATGTGAAAGTGAAATGGAAAAGAAAACGGAAGATGCTCCCAAAACAGAGGAGTCTATGCCTTTTGACTTATACGAACCCAGTCAGATGGCTGCTCTGATGCATGCCATGGAGGCTGACTTGAAAAAAATGAAAGCTACTTTAAAAGCCGGCGATGTTCCGGAATTCCCGGTTTCCTGGGAAGGTATTTTTCACGCTGAATTGACCAACCCTTCTCAGGGAGATGATTTGTTTTACGAAAAAAGTGAGCAGTTTATCGATTTAACCATAGAGTCTGTAGAAAAAATGAAAAAGGGTAGTGAGTTTAATCCTGAATTGTATAATTTGATAGTTGCTTCTTGTATAGATTGTCATCAATCCTATTGTCCCGGCCCTATCCGCAGAATTGAAAAGTTGAAATGGAAAGATCATGCAAAATGAAAATCTGAATGTTAATTCTCAAAATATTAAAGAGCATGCAGCAAAAAAACTAAAAGAAAACCGTAAATTTCTCAATAACCTTAAAAAGAACTCCAACAAAAAACTCTTGAAAATCGTACCTCAAATACATGATGAGGTTTTTGAAAAAACGAATTGCCTGGAGTGTGCAAATTGCTGCAAAACCATTAGCCCTGTATTCAAAGAGCGGGACATAAAACGCATTTCCAAACTATTTAATCTTAATGATAAGTCCTTTATTGCAACCTATTTGTTTTTAGACGAAGACAATGAATATGTTCTTCAGCAAACTCCCTGTGTGTTTTTGGGGGATGATAATAAATGCCTGATATATGACAGTCGTCCGGAAGCATGTCGTCACTATCCGCATACGGATAAAAAACCCTTGCTGAAAATTAAAAATCTAACCCTTAAAAATTCAGCTGTATGTCCGGCTGTGTATAATATTCTTGAGCGACTAAAAGATGTTTCTTAAATTTTAGTTAAAGAAAACATCTTCATCACTAATTTCTTTTCCTTCTGACATCAACACACTTCTTTCTACTGCAGTTTTTAACTCTCTGATATTTCCCGGCCAGGTATGTGAAAGCAGCTTTGCTTTTGCTTCTTTTGAAAATACTTTTTCGTCTTCTAACTGTTTTCTTAAAAAGTCTTTCAAAAAGTGGTTAGCCAATATTAGCACATCATTTTCTCTTTCTCTCAAAGGGGGTATGGTAATCATAAATCCCTGAAGACGATAATATAAATCTTCCCTGAACTTACCCTGTTCAACTAATTTTGGAAGATCTTTATTTGTTGCAGCAATTACCCGTACATTTAATTCTATTTCTCTGTTACCACCCAATCGCTGAACAACTTGCTCTTGCAATACTCTCAACAATTTAGGCTGTAAAGTAAAATCCAGCTCTCCGATTTCATCTAAAAAAATGGTTCCCTCATCAGCCTCTTCAAATCGTCCGATTCTTCTCGAGTCTGCACCGGTAAAAGCTCCTTTTTCATGCCCGAATAGCTCACTTTCCAAAAGCTCTTCCGGTATAGCTGCCATATTGACTTTCACAAAGGGCTTTTTTTTCCGGTTAGAATGGTAGTGAATGGCCTCTGCAACTAATTCTTTTCCTGTACCACTTTCGCCATTAATCAAAACCTGATAATCGGTCTTCTCAACCTTTTGAATGAGTCTCAGCAATTTCAATACTGCCGGGCTCTCCCCTATTATTTTTGTGTACTTTTCTCTTTCAATTAAACGCTCCTTTAGTACCTCCAATTCTCTCGAAGATGAGATTTGCTCAACGATTGATTTAATGGATTGCTGTAATTTTATAAAGGTATGTTGGTCTTTTGGCAAATACTCTTTTACCCCTAAATCATATAATTTTACAACAACTGACACATCTTGCTGTCCGGATATGATAATAGGATGCGTTTGAGGGGATAGCTGCTTAATTCTTTTTAATACATCTACACCATTTAAACCTTCCATATTGTAGTCTAAGGTGACTATATCCGGTAAAAGATGAATATTCTTTAAAAAATCGACCGGATTATGAAATATAGTAAGTTCAAAGCGATCATCTTTACTAAGCATCGTTTTAATAGAGTTTGCGTAAAAAACATCATCCTCCAGGATAAAGATTTTTATTAAACTTTTCATTTTTTAAAAATAGATTATTTTATTTATTGTAAAATTACAGTAAAAAGTAGTAGAAATATATCAAAGTCTTACATAGCACGATAATAGGAATCTTTTAAATGATTTTTTAGATTATTGTTTGCTAATTTTCTACTTTTATTTAAGTTTAATTGCAAAAAAGGTTTTTAAATAATCGACCAAAGTAAGATTTTTTTCTAAACAAGTAGTAAATTAAGATTTTATTTTTTAAAATAAAGGAATTGATAGATATGAAGTATTGCAAATTGAGTGTAAATATAAATAAAGTAGCATTGATTCGAAATTCAAGAGGCGGAAATTATCCTGATATATTCAAATTTGCAGAAGATTGTGAGCGTTTTGGCGCAGAAGGCATTACCGTGCATCCCAGGCCGGATGAACGCCACATACGATATAGCGACTTAGAGATACTTTCATCAGTTGTAAATACAGAATTAAATATAGAAGGATATCCGTCAGAAAAGTTTTTAACCATTATGGATAAGCTTAAACCGCATCAGGTCACATTAGTTCCTGATTCTCCGGAAGCATTAACCTCCGACAACGGCTGGGATATTATCAAATACTTTGATTTCCTGAAAGAAGTAAATAATCGCTTGCATTTCAATGGTATTCGGGTTTCGCTTTTTGTAAATGTTGACCCCAAACAGATAGAAGCAGCCTTAAAGCTGGGTATCGATAGAATTGAGTTGTACACCGGTCCTTTTGCAGAAGAGTATAAAATCAATCCGACAAATTCATTGATTCCTTTTAAAGAAATTGAAAAAAGACTGGAAGGCAGTAATTTAAGACTAAATGCAGGACATGATTTAAACCTGTATAATCTGGCAGCTCTTAAATCTGTGCTACCTTCATTAGAAGAAGTTTCTATTGGACATGCCCTTGTTTCTGATGCATTGTATTACGGGATTGAAAATACGATCGGACTGTATAAAAGAGCGCTTAGAAAAGGTGAAGAAGCCAGAGGCTAAAACTATTACATTTTTTAAAATCTGCTTTGCAGTTCTTTGAAATATGGAACTGCCTGTAGCATTCGACTTCCATACCATGAAAAAAACTCTCCATCTACCAAAGTTGCCTTTAAGTCATTTTCAAGGAATTGTTTTTTGTGTTTTTCTTTAAAAGGATATGGTTCTGAGGATAAAAACACAAAATCAGGCTCTAATGACTGAATCTCTTCTATCGTTGTTTCCGGATATCTTCTTTTTTGCTTAAAAACATTTTCAAACCCACTTCTCTCCAGCATGTCATGTATAAAAGTATCCCCGCCTACCGTCATTAAGGGGTTTTGCCAAATAATATAAGCTACACTGATTTTTTGACCTGCTTTTAAATCTAAAAAGCCCTTTTCAATTTTAGCTGCCATTTCAGAAGATTCATCCGCTTTTCCACAAATAGCCCCCAGCTTTTTTATCATTTCTAATGCACTGTCTACATCATTCACATCACTTATCCATACTGGATAATCTTTCATTAATTTTTCGACTTGTTCCTTTACATTTTCCTCTTTATTGGCTAAAATAAGGTCGGGGTTCAGGCTTTCAATTTGAGAAAAGTTAAGCTTTTTAGTGCCACCTATGCGGGTTTTTGTCCGAAAAACAGTTTCAGGATGTACGCAAAATTTTGTTATTCCGGCTATCTCATTTTCCAAACCCAAATCAGCCAGCAACTCAGTTTGAGAAGGTACTAAAGAGATAATTCTCTTAGGTGTTGAATGACATACCACTTCCCTGCCTAACTGATCTGTAAATGTATATTTTGATTTTTCGGACAAAGGGATCAATATTTTAAAAGAGCGCTAAACTTTCTAATCCAGAAATTTATTTTTTCTCATCCACTCGTCATTGTAAACTTTATTTACATAACGGGTTCCGTGATCATGGAAAATCACAACGACTAAATCATCTTTGGTTAGTTTATCTTTTAATTGTAAAAGTCCTGCCATTGCAGACCCACATGAATAACCAACGAAAATACCTTCTTTCTTAGTAATTTCTCTGGCCATTAAGGCCCCGTCTTTATCAGTTACTTTTTCAAAATAATCGATTACTGAAAAATCTACTGCCGAAGGGATAATATCTTCGCCTATACCCTCTGTTATATAGCTGTAAATTTCTTTTTCGTCTAATTCTCCGGTTTCATGATATTTTTTCAAAGCTGAGCCGTAAGTGTCAATTCCCCAAACTTTAATATTGGGATTTTTTTCTTTCAGATATTTTCCGGTACCTGAAATGGTTCCACCGGTTCCAACTCCAACAACCAAATGTGTAACTTTTCCGTTTGTTTGTTCCCAAATTTCAGGTCCGGTACCTCTGTAATGCGCTATCGGATTCGCCGCATTAAAATATTGATTTACATAAAAGGAATTGGGTGTTTCTTCGCTGATTTTTTTCGCTACCGAATAGTATGATCTCGGATCATCCGCGCTTACATCAGTAGGACAAACGATTACTTCAGCACCCACAGCCTTTAAAATATCTATTTTTTCTTTTGACTGCTTATCGTTAGTTGTAAAAATGCATTTATAACCTTTTTCAATAGCTATCAAAGCAAGTCCCATTCCGGTATTTCCTGAAGTTCCTTCAATAATAGTGCCTCCGGGCTTTAATTTGCCTGTTTTTTCAGCTTCTTCTATCATTGTAACAGCAATTCTGTCTTTAATAGAATTCCCCGGATTAAAAGATTCTACTTTTGCATATACTTTTGCCGGAATATCACCAATTACTCTCTTTAAACGAACCAAAGGCGTATTCCCGATTGTTTGTGTTATATTATCGTACATCATGCCACAAAGATACAGTAAGTTTGATTTTTATATAGTCGATTGTTAAAAAAAATCACTTTTCTACAGGTAATAAAACCTTGGATGGAAATTGATTGCATAAGTGCAAAAATAAATTTCCGGCACGGGGTTCAATATCATCAAAATGATCTGCATCTGCTCCCGCTATGGAAATTCTAATTTTATTTCCTTTTGCAAATTGATAAGAAACCGGGATTAAATCCATTTCTATTCTTACCGGCTTATAAGGAACAAGAAGTCTTTTATCAGCTTTATAATATGTCCTGTAAAATCCCGGCTTGGTATAAGCAAAGTAATTTTCATCTCTTGTTTTGCGCAAAGACAACCTTAACTGACCTTCCGTAACATAATGAATGGTTCCATCGGGCTCTACCTCTTCCAGATAGATAATTAAATTAGCATCTTCTTCATCCACTGAAACATGTAAGTCCAACAAAACATGTCCGGTGACAATCTTATTTTCCTCCAATGGATTGCTGTCGAAATATAGCAACTTGTTACTCTCAATTTGCCTGTCCGGATAACCGGTTGGTTCATACATATAAAGCTCTGTAAGGCTGTTCCACCTTGAACCGAGTCCGGAAGCAGCAGTATAATCAATTTCATAGGTTGCTTTATCCAAAATTGACGGTTCGTTAGAATCCATATGAATATGTCTGTTAGTACTATCGGCAGTAAATTGCCAACTCGTATAAAATGTATTTTCCGGCGGCCAGCTTTCAGCCCATTTCCACTTTTCTTCCCGCATGGTATAATAGTAGATTTGTGGTTCATCCATGATGCCATTTTCAATTCCTTTTAGATGATAATCAAAGAACCGCAGCATTTCCTGTTTCACATCAAACTCCATTTCTAAAGAGCTTCTGTGCGGACTTTTATTTTTCTGACTGCCATGTCGCCAGGGACCTAAAATCATTTTACCTGGATTTGAAAGTGATAAATACCCTTTTACCGCAGAATTTGCCAAAGCCCCGTCAAAATAACCACTTAAGCGATAAATAGCCGCTCCGCTTCTTTCTATTTGTGGCAAATAATTCATCACACTATAGGCATCTATTACTATACTTGTATCAAAAGAGGGATTATCATCACGGTATTGCATATTCAGCAATTCAGAAAAAATATCCGTATTATCTTTATGTTCCTCTAAAGCCAT
Coding sequences within it:
- a CDS encoding phage holin family protein gives rise to the protein MQVLNFIVTLLLAAIAIIITSYILPGVHVNSFLDAIIVAAVLSILNAVVKPILIILTIPITIFTLGLFLLVINALVIMLAAWIVPDFNVVNFWWALLFSLILSLIVSVFNNLTGKGSNRGERMQEF
- a CDS encoding sigma-54-dependent Fis family transcriptional regulator, encoding MKSLIKIFILEDDVFYANSIKTMLSKDDRFELTIFHNPVDFLKNIHLLPDIVTLDYNMEGLNGVDVLKRIKQLSPQTHPIIISGQQDVSVVVKLYDLGVKEYLPKDQHTFIKLQQSIKSIVEQISSSRELEVLKERLIEREKYTKIIGESPAVLKLLRLIQKVEKTDYQVLINGESGTGKELVAEAIHYHSNRKKKPFVKVNMAAIPEELLESELFGHEKGAFTGADSRRIGRFEEADEGTIFLDEIGELDFTLQPKLLRVLQEQVVQRLGGNREIELNVRVIAATNKDLPKLVEQGKFREDLYYRLQGFMITIPPLRERENDVLILANHFLKDFLRKQLEDEKVFSKEAKAKLLSHTWPGNIRELKTAVERSVLMSEGKEISDEDVFFN
- a CDS encoding YkgJ family cysteine cluster protein; this translates as MQNENLNVNSQNIKEHAAKKLKENRKFLNNLKKNSNKKLLKIVPQIHDEVFEKTNCLECANCCKTISPVFKERDIKRISKLFNLNDKSFIATYLFLDEDNEYVLQQTPCVFLGDDNKCLIYDSRPEACRHYPHTDKKPLLKIKNLTLKNSAVCPAVYNILERLKDVS
- a CDS encoding pyridoxine 5'-phosphate synthase, which gives rise to MKYCKLSVNINKVALIRNSRGGNYPDIFKFAEDCERFGAEGITVHPRPDERHIRYSDLEILSSVVNTELNIEGYPSEKFLTIMDKLKPHQVTLVPDSPEALTSDNGWDIIKYFDFLKEVNNRLHFNGIRVSLFVNVDPKQIEAALKLGIDRIELYTGPFAEEYKINPTNSLIPFKEIEKRLEGSNLRLNAGHDLNLYNLAALKSVLPSLEEVSIGHALVSDALYYGIENTIGLYKRALRKGEEARG
- a CDS encoding CocE/NonD family hydrolase, giving the protein MKAFGIIAFCCFVFLLPAKALNNQNTPGVYESPNEQLYKRSTFQSFYLPMPDSVLLAVDLYLPKNLKEGEKIPLILHYTRYTRSIQLKWPFRWIINPFVQPGLKDEIDFFIRNGYAFMNVDTRGSGASFGYRKMEFSKEEVKDGYYVIDWIAQQHWSNGKVGTMGVSYPGTTAELLLTNNHPALKAAFCRNSIFDLYEDIVFPGGLRHSPFVEVWGDFTRKLDFNDFSPFGRRANRFVKSINPVDDDRRAVLLNMALEEHKDNTDIFSELLNMQYRDDNPSFDTSIVIDAYSVMNYLPQIERSGAAIYRLSGYFDGALANSAVKGYLSLSNPGKMILGPWRHGSQKNKSPHRSSLEMEFDVKQEMLRFFDYHLKGIENGIMDEPQIYYYTMREEKWKWAESWPPENTFYTSWQFTADSTNRHIHMDSNEPSILDKATYEIDYTAASGLGSRWNSLTELYMYEPTGYPDRQIESNKLLYFDSNPLEENKIVTGHVLLDLHVSVDEEDANLIIYLEEVEPDGTIHYVTEGQLRLSLRKTRDENYFAYTKPGFYRTYYKADKRLLVPYKPVRIEMDLIPVSYQFAKGNKIRISIAGADADHFDDIEPRAGNLFLHLCNQFPSKVLLPVEK
- a CDS encoding pyridoxal-phosphate dependent enzyme, which translates into the protein MMYDNITQTIGNTPLVRLKRVIGDIPAKVYAKVESFNPGNSIKDRIAVTMIEEAEKTGKLKPGGTIIEGTSGNTGMGLALIAIEKGYKCIFTTNDKQSKEKIDILKAVGAEVIVCPTDVSADDPRSYYSVAKKISEETPNSFYVNQYFNAANPIAHYRGTGPEIWEQTNGKVTHLVVGVGTGGTISGTGKYLKEKNPNIKVWGIDTYGSALKKYHETGELDEKEIYSYITEGIGEDIIPSAVDFSVIDYFEKVTDKDGALMAREITKKEGIFVGYSCGSAMAGLLQLKDKLTKDDLVVVIFHDHGTRYVNKVYNDEWMRKNKFLD
- a CDS encoding cobalamin-binding protein, whose protein sequence is MSEKSKYTFTDQLGREVVCHSTPKRIISLVPSQTELLADLGLENEIAGITKFCVHPETVFRTKTRIGGTKKLNFSQIESLNPDLILANKEENVKEQVEKLMKDYPVWISDVNDVDSALEMIKKLGAICGKADESSEMAAKIEKGFLDLKAGQKISVAYIIWQNPLMTVGGDTFIHDMLERSGFENVFKQKRRYPETTIEEIQSLEPDFVFLSSEPYPFKEKHKKQFLENDLKATLVDGEFFSWYGSRMLQAVPYFKELQSRF